The following proteins are co-located in the Chryseobacterium daecheongense genome:
- a CDS encoding glycosyl hydrolase 115 family protein, with the protein MNFTKNISLFLTLLFIFFVKATEPFISFAKTENSVVLKERNSGLMLFSDSDSDKGILRAVANLQSDFQKVTGVQPHLISQNSGLNGMIIIIGEAGKSKTIDDLIRQKKLDGKALTGKREKYIIQNVSNPFPGISEAIVIAGSDKRGTIYGVYEMSQQIGVSPWYYWADVPVEKKENVYFKKGIYTDGEPAVEYRGIFLNDEEPSLGGWARATFGGVNSKFYEKVFELILRLKGNYIWPAMWGKAFYDDDPLSGPLANEMGIVMGTSHHEPMALAQTDWHRYIKKNNLPNVWDYSKNTEVLQKFWKSGLERSKNWEKLVTVGMRGDGDEAMGEGTNISLLEKIVKDQRKIIADVTGKKAEKTPQVWALYKEVQDYYDKGMRVPDDVILLFCDDNWGNVRKLPDLSKPLHKGGYGIYYHFDYVGGPRNSKWINISPIQRVWEQMNLSYEHKVDKLWVVNVGDLKPMEFPISFFLEMAWNPKQFNAKNLLEYTEKWAAQQFGGKHAKEIAGMINLYAKYNRRVTPETLDSKTYSLENYHEFETVLNDYRALAVEALRLKEQIPAEYQDAYYQLVLYPIDACSNLYEMYYAVAKNRELAAKKDSEANFYADKVKACFERNAYLDNQYNNVIAGGKWKHMMDQMRIGYKSWADGKENIMPEVTYISEAEVPKEKIFQEKNGYVSIEAENFARMSNSERIHWEVIPDFGKTKSGVTTFPQNAYPKSDENIWLEYDINFESKGEFEVQLLLAPTLNFNHNKGLRYEISFDNETPQIVNFNGHYKGELGRWQSEHIIKSVTKHSVQQAGKHTLRFRVLEPGIVLEKLLINTGGLKPSYLGAPESEMLH; encoded by the coding sequence CAGACAGTGATTCGGATAAAGGAATTCTGCGTGCCGTTGCGAATCTTCAATCTGATTTTCAAAAAGTAACCGGTGTTCAGCCTCATCTTATTTCCCAAAACTCTGGCTTGAACGGAATGATCATCATTATTGGTGAAGCAGGTAAAAGCAAAACTATTGATGATCTAATTCGTCAAAAAAAGCTGGATGGAAAAGCATTAACAGGGAAAAGGGAAAAATATATTATTCAGAATGTCAGCAATCCTTTTCCGGGCATTTCCGAAGCCATTGTGATTGCAGGAAGCGATAAAAGGGGAACCATTTACGGAGTTTATGAAATGTCTCAGCAGATAGGTGTTTCGCCCTGGTACTACTGGGCAGATGTTCCGGTTGAGAAAAAAGAAAATGTATACTTTAAAAAAGGGATCTATACCGATGGTGAGCCTGCTGTAGAGTATCGTGGCATTTTTCTTAACGATGAAGAACCTTCACTTGGAGGCTGGGCAAGAGCAACTTTTGGCGGGGTTAATTCTAAATTTTACGAAAAAGTTTTTGAACTGATCCTGCGTCTTAAAGGAAACTATATATGGCCGGCAATGTGGGGGAAAGCATTCTATGACGACGATCCTCTGAGCGGCCCTTTAGCAAATGAAATGGGTATTGTGATGGGAACTTCTCACCATGAGCCTATGGCTTTGGCACAAACCGACTGGCACAGGTATATCAAAAAAAATAACCTCCCGAATGTCTGGGACTACTCTAAAAACACAGAAGTGCTGCAAAAATTCTGGAAATCCGGACTCGAAAGAAGCAAAAACTGGGAAAAGCTCGTTACAGTGGGAATGCGGGGTGACGGCGACGAAGCGATGGGAGAGGGAACCAATATTTCCCTGCTCGAGAAAATTGTAAAAGATCAGCGCAAAATCATTGCTGATGTTACAGGTAAAAAAGCGGAGAAAACACCTCAGGTGTGGGCATTGTATAAAGAAGTTCAGGACTATTATGATAAAGGAATGCGGGTTCCGGATGATGTAATCCTGCTGTTCTGTGATGATAACTGGGGAAATGTAAGAAAGCTTCCGGATCTTTCAAAACCTTTGCATAAAGGAGGCTATGGAATCTATTACCACTTTGATTATGTAGGCGGCCCGAGAAACTCCAAATGGATCAACATCAGTCCCATCCAGAGAGTCTGGGAACAGATGAATCTTTCTTACGAACATAAAGTAGATAAGCTTTGGGTTGTGAATGTAGGAGATTTAAAACCCATGGAGTTTCCGATCAGTTTTTTCCTGGAAATGGCCTGGAATCCGAAGCAGTTTAATGCTAAAAACCTTTTGGAATATACTGAGAAATGGGCTGCTCAGCAGTTTGGTGGAAAACACGCCAAAGAAATTGCCGGGATGATTAATCTGTATGCCAAATACAACAGAAGAGTAACTCCTGAAACCCTTGACAGTAAAACGTACAGCCTTGAGAATTACCATGAATTTGAAACGGTTTTAAATGATTACAGAGCATTGGCCGTAGAAGCTTTACGGTTAAAAGAGCAGATTCCGGCTGAGTACCAGGATGCGTATTATCAGTTGGTTTTGTATCCGATTGATGCATGCAGTAATTTATACGAAATGTATTATGCGGTAGCAAAAAACAGGGAACTGGCAGCGAAAAAAGATTCGGAAGCCAATTTCTACGCAGATAAAGTGAAGGCATGTTTTGAAAGAAACGCTTATCTGGATAATCAATACAATAATGTGATTGCCGGAGGAAAATGGAAGCATATGATGGATCAGATGAGGATAGGATATAAAAGCTGGGCAGACGGAAAAGAAAATATAATGCCTGAAGTCACCTATATTTCTGAAGCTGAGGTTCCCAAAGAAAAGATATTTCAGGAGAAAAACGGCTATGTTTCCATTGAAGCAGAAAATTTTGCAAGAATGAGCAATTCTGAACGAATCCATTGGGAAGTGATTCCTGATTTTGGAAAAACAAAGTCGGGAGTGACAACCTTTCCGCAGAATGCATATCCTAAAAGCGATGAAAATATCTGGCTTGAATATGATATCAATTTTGAATCAAAAGGTGAGTTTGAAGTCCAGCTATTATTAGCCCCGACTTTAAATTTTAATCATAATAAAGGACTTCGCTATGAAATTTCTTTTGACAATGAAACTCCGCAAATTGTCAACTTCAATGGCCATTACAAAGGAGAATTGGGAAGATGGCAGTCAGAACATATTATTAAATCTGTTACAAAACATTCGGTTCAGCAGGCTGGAAAACATACATTACGTTTCAGAGTGCTGGAACCCGGTATTGTCCTTGAAAAACTCCTGATCAACACCGGAGGATTAAAACCCTCTTACCTGGGCGCTCCGGAAAGCGAAATGCTTCACTGA
- a CDS encoding T9SS type A sorting domain-containing protein, with the protein MKKNLSLLCIHSICLFFSCLVYGQLTTVKIDKNIPYQKIKGFGGFVCSPQFAYNHMSTSEIQTLWGASSEGGYNIMRLYIPENSSNWSSVLATAQLAKSMGLTIFASPWTMPAAWKTNNHVNAVYTDANGVQQVGYLKPENYQDYALYLNSFVTYLQNNGVELDYISIQNEPDEMAQYQGCIWTPAQITNFIKNYGQLINCKVIAPESVGFTDNFASALLDPTAMANFEVYGGHQYGLMQSTYKQFQNYNKEIWQTEYLINWNSSSTQPARDFSWNTDAFTFASSVNNALLGNINAWIHYSAKRYYGLMGDGTYGTPAGVMTKRGYILSHYAKYTTGKTRIEAKWDDKTGVLQGSSYISQDGNQVVLMVINPSQNTYSLKVDLPFYTTSGTKVLTNTQSNMVTTPISLSTATFRPTADISPSSVMTFVFNKSGDRSASLMTGGDIHYNKIETLTPTSMAFGTGFNISNTTVTFSNPSPLISNNMTAANGYLQLNDRYNKLILHVNSYTTAGQSYSDNTTLYYINSQGVTKSYNYGKINFPQGGNFDITLDISRQVLTDGCKGILGLRNSNYSSVLTINLGDVYFNVGNEIASKFGGTYSASDSYLMDALENGYYTSVDFRNAAGVTSSNNWQPMSANSNSIYYVNSNVSSSANNVISGTACPNLVLSGQGMDFQVPFNFTANAASYSRTFNGYDVLILPFQANIPSGVTAYMMSPNANNISCTAISNGIIPANTPVIVNTTGNITFSGTGNVSTPKAITVNQMNGVYQGIKVPANAYMLKTENGVTGFYKVTAGSEPAIGSFKAYLTEENGYSANVLPLNFGSLSARNISAEAKKDVVKIYPNPVKADLFIDSDLSEAAATIFDGRGSVIRSGLKINSGKNQINVGDFPAGIYFIEVTQKNNTVVKQKLIKE; encoded by the coding sequence ATGAAAAAAAATTTAAGTCTTCTCTGCATTCATTCTATATGTTTGTTTTTCAGCTGTCTGGTGTATGGGCAGCTTACAACCGTAAAAATTGATAAGAATATTCCTTATCAGAAAATAAAAGGATTCGGAGGATTTGTCTGCAGTCCCCAGTTTGCCTATAACCATATGTCTACCTCAGAAATTCAGACGCTTTGGGGCGCTTCCAGTGAAGGTGGATATAATATTATGAGATTGTATATTCCCGAAAACAGCAGTAACTGGAGCTCAGTACTGGCTACAGCACAGCTCGCCAAATCTATGGGACTTACCATTTTTGCTTCGCCTTGGACAATGCCCGCAGCCTGGAAAACCAATAACCATGTGAATGCAGTGTATACTGATGCGAACGGAGTACAGCAGGTAGGATATTTAAAGCCGGAAAATTATCAGGATTATGCCCTTTATCTTAACAGCTTTGTTACCTATCTCCAGAACAACGGAGTAGAGCTTGATTATATCTCCATTCAAAATGAACCGGATGAGATGGCACAGTATCAAGGATGCATCTGGACTCCTGCACAGATTACTAATTTTATCAAAAATTACGGACAGCTTATCAACTGTAAAGTGATTGCCCCGGAAAGTGTGGGATTTACGGATAATTTTGCCAGTGCTTTGCTGGATCCTACAGCAATGGCTAATTTTGAAGTGTATGGCGGGCATCAATATGGGCTTATGCAGTCTACTTACAAACAATTTCAGAATTATAACAAAGAAATCTGGCAGACAGAATATCTGATCAACTGGAACTCATCATCTACCCAGCCGGCAAGAGATTTCAGCTGGAATACCGATGCATTTACCTTTGCCAGCAGCGTCAACAATGCTTTATTGGGTAATATCAATGCATGGATCCATTACTCTGCCAAACGCTATTATGGCTTAATGGGTGACGGAACTTACGGAACTCCCGCAGGTGTAATGACCAAAAGAGGCTATATTCTTTCACATTATGCCAAGTACACAACAGGAAAGACGAGAATAGAAGCTAAATGGGATGACAAAACCGGAGTTTTACAAGGCTCTTCTTATATTTCCCAGGATGGAAATCAGGTTGTTCTTATGGTCATCAATCCTTCTCAGAACACGTATAGCTTGAAGGTTGACTTGCCTTTTTACACAACTTCAGGAACAAAAGTATTGACCAATACACAATCCAATATGGTTACCACACCTATTTCTTTGAGTACAGCAACGTTTCGGCCAACGGCTGATATCAGCCCTTCCAGTGTCATGACTTTCGTTTTTAATAAAAGTGGGGACAGATCTGCTTCTCTGATGACAGGCGGTGACATCCATTATAATAAAATTGAAACACTGACTCCTACCAGTATGGCTTTTGGTACAGGGTTCAATATAAGCAATACAACGGTGACGTTCTCCAATCCAAGCCCTCTTATCAGTAATAATATGACTGCGGCTAACGGATATCTTCAGCTTAATGACCGATACAATAAACTGATCCTGCATGTAAACAGCTATACAACAGCGGGACAAAGTTATTCGGACAATACGACTTTATATTACATCAACAGCCAGGGGGTAACGAAATCATATAACTACGGCAAGATTAATTTTCCGCAGGGAGGAAACTTCGATATCACATTAGATATTTCAAGACAGGTGCTTACAGATGGATGCAAAGGAATTTTAGGACTGAGAAATTCCAATTACAGCTCTGTGCTTACAATTAATCTGGGAGATGTCTATTTCAATGTGGGTAATGAAATTGCCTCAAAATTCGGCGGAACCTATTCCGCAAGCGACAGCTATCTGATGGATGCACTGGAAAATGGCTACTACACTTCTGTAGACTTCAGAAATGCAGCAGGAGTTACTTCCTCCAATAACTGGCAGCCTATGAGTGCTAACTCTAACAGCATTTATTATGTGAATTCAAACGTAAGTTCATCCGCCAATAATGTGATTTCAGGTACAGCTTGTCCAAATCTTGTCCTTTCCGGTCAGGGTATGGATTTTCAGGTGCCGTTTAACTTCACAGCCAATGCTGCCTCTTACAGCCGTACATTTAATGGTTACGATGTGCTGATCCTGCCATTCCAGGCTAATATACCTTCCGGAGTTACTGCTTATATGATGTCTCCGAATGCCAATAATATCAGCTGTACCGCAATTTCAAACGGAATCATTCCTGCAAACACTCCGGTAATCGTCAATACGACAGGGAATATTACTTTCAGCGGTACAGGAAATGTTTCCACACCCAAAGCAATCACGGTCAATCAAATGAACGGAGTTTACCAGGGCATCAAAGTTCCGGCGAATGCTTATATGCTGAAAACAGAAAACGGAGTAACAGGCTTCTATAAAGTAACTGCCGGAAGTGAGCCTGCAATAGGATCTTTCAAAGCATATCTTACAGAAGAAAATGGCTATTCTGCCAATGTTCTTCCTTTAAATTTCGGATCGTTAAGTGCCAGAAATATCTCTGCTGAAGCTAAAAAAGATGTTGTGAAAATATATCCTAATCCGGTAAAAGCAGACCTTTTCATTGATTCTGATTTGTCAGAAGCAGCTGCCACCATTTTTGATGGAAGAGGAAGTGTCATCAGGTCCGGATTGAAGATAAACTCAGGAAAAAACCAAATTAATGTGGGAGATTTCCCGGCCGGTATTTACTTTATTGAGGTTACTCAAAAAAATAATACAGTAGTGAAACAAAAATTGATCAAAGAGTAA
- a CDS encoding glycoside hydrolase family 3 C-terminal domain-containing protein yields the protein MKRIVLMLCATLTAPLFFAQSHYKYPFRNPDLPVNERIENLLTLLTTEEKIGMMMDNSQAVPRLEIPAYGWWNEALHGVARAGTATVFPQAIGMAATWDVPEHFKTFEMISDEARAKYNRSFDEALKTGRYEGLTFWTPNINIFRDPRWGRGQETYGEDPYLTSVLGVAAVKGLQGNDPKFFKTHACAKHFAVHSGPEWNRHSYNAEISKRDLYETYLPAFKALVQEGNVREVMCAYNAFDGQPCCANNTLLTEILRGKWKYDGMVVSDCWALADFFQKKYHGTHPDEKTTAADALKHSTDLECGDTYNNLNKSLASGLITEKDIDESMRRILKGWFELGMLDPKSSVHWNTIPYSVVDSEDHKKQALKMAQKSIVLMKNENNVLPLSRSIKKIAVVGPNADDGLMQLGNYNGTPSSIVTILGGIKTKFPNAEIIYEKGSEVTDPSSRTSLYQNFISQKNGAKGMKVEFFNNNEFKGQPANTSVNSTAISYNSFGGTQLAPNVGRENTSAIISGIFKSTYTGEVVFSASTSDIYTLFVDGEEIATRKGPDARHPSEFPVKMEKGKEYQIELRHTQKGKYVSISFEVYRKDPVNFASVREKVKSADVIVFAGGLSPSLEGEEMMVNAEGFKGGDKTSIALPKVQRDLLAELRKTGKPVVFVLCTGSALGLEQDEKNYDALLNAWYGGQSGGTAVADVLAGDYNPSGKLPITFYKNLEQLDNALSKTSKHEGFENYDMQGRTYRYMTEKPLYPFGHGLSYSKFVYGDSKLSKNTISTNENVDDHNSGNQCFRKGWRRSGSGLYQKK from the coding sequence ATGAAAAGAATTGTATTAATGCTATGTGCAACACTGACAGCACCTTTATTTTTTGCCCAGAGCCATTATAAATACCCATTCAGAAACCCGGATCTTCCGGTTAATGAAAGAATAGAGAACCTTCTTACTCTGCTGACAACAGAAGAAAAGATAGGAATGATGATGGACAATTCCCAGGCAGTTCCCCGTTTGGAAATTCCTGCCTACGGATGGTGGAATGAAGCACTTCACGGAGTGGCCAGAGCAGGAACAGCTACTGTTTTCCCTCAGGCAATCGGGATGGCGGCCACATGGGATGTTCCGGAGCATTTTAAAACTTTTGAAATGATTTCTGATGAAGCACGGGCAAAATACAACAGATCTTTTGATGAGGCTCTAAAAACAGGGCGGTACGAAGGATTGACCTTCTGGACTCCCAATATCAATATTTTTCGTGACCCAAGATGGGGAAGAGGCCAGGAAACCTATGGTGAAGACCCTTATCTTACCTCCGTTCTTGGCGTTGCTGCAGTAAAGGGTTTGCAGGGAAACGACCCGAAATTTTTTAAAACCCACGCCTGCGCCAAACATTTTGCAGTACATAGCGGACCGGAATGGAACCGCCACTCTTATAACGCAGAAATCTCAAAAAGAGATCTGTATGAGACGTACCTTCCCGCTTTCAAAGCATTGGTTCAGGAAGGAAATGTAAGAGAAGTGATGTGCGCCTACAATGCTTTTGACGGGCAGCCATGTTGTGCAAACAATACTTTACTTACTGAAATTCTCCGTGGAAAATGGAAGTATGACGGAATGGTGGTCTCAGACTGCTGGGCACTGGCCGATTTCTTTCAGAAAAAATACCACGGCACCCATCCTGACGAAAAAACAACCGCAGCAGATGCCCTGAAACATTCTACGGATCTGGAATGCGGAGATACCTATAACAATCTGAATAAATCTCTGGCAAGCGGACTGATTACCGAAAAGGATATTGATGAGTCGATGCGCAGAATTCTTAAAGGCTGGTTTGAGCTGGGAATGCTTGATCCGAAATCTTCCGTTCACTGGAATACCATTCCGTATTCTGTAGTCGATTCTGAAGATCATAAAAAGCAGGCACTGAAAATGGCACAAAAATCAATTGTGCTGATGAAAAATGAAAACAATGTTCTGCCTCTCAGCAGAAGTATTAAAAAAATTGCCGTCGTAGGCCCGAATGCTGATGACGGATTGATGCAGTTAGGAAACTATAATGGAACCCCTTCTTCCATTGTAACGATTTTAGGCGGAATCAAAACCAAATTTCCAAATGCTGAAATTATTTACGAAAAAGGAAGCGAAGTAACAGATCCTTCTTCCAGAACGTCATTATACCAGAATTTTATCAGTCAGAAAAACGGCGCAAAAGGAATGAAAGTAGAGTTTTTCAATAATAATGAATTCAAAGGGCAGCCGGCCAATACTTCCGTAAATTCTACTGCCATCAGCTATAACAGCTTTGGAGGAACCCAGCTTGCACCCAATGTAGGAAGAGAAAATACCTCAGCCATCATTTCAGGGATTTTCAAAAGTACCTATACAGGAGAGGTTGTGTTTTCTGCTTCCACTTCCGATATATATACCCTTTTCGTGGACGGAGAAGAAATCGCAACAAGAAAAGGACCTGATGCAAGACACCCTTCAGAGTTTCCTGTAAAAATGGAAAAAGGAAAAGAATATCAGATAGAACTGCGTCATACACAAAAAGGAAAATATGTAAGCATCAGCTTTGAGGTCTACAGAAAAGACCCTGTTAATTTTGCTTCGGTGAGGGAAAAGGTGAAAAGTGCGGACGTCATTGTCTTCGCAGGCGGGCTTTCTCCGAGTCTGGAAGGTGAAGAGATGATGGTGAATGCAGAAGGCTTCAAAGGAGGTGACAAAACTTCGATTGCCCTTCCTAAAGTCCAGAGGGACCTGTTGGCGGAGCTTAGAAAAACCGGAAAACCTGTTGTTTTTGTTCTTTGCACCGGAAGCGCGCTGGGATTGGAGCAGGACGAGAAAAATTATGATGCTTTACTAAATGCCTGGTATGGCGGGCAATCCGGAGGAACTGCCGTAGCAGATGTTTTGGCAGGAGATTATAACCCTTCCGGAAAATTACCCATTACCTTTTACAAAAACCTTGAACAGCTGGATAACGCCCTTTCAAAGACAAGCAAGCACGAAGGATTTGAAAATTATGATATGCAGGGGAGAACGTACCGTTATATGACGGAAAAGCCTCTTTATCCGTTCGGACATGGGCTGAGTTATTCAAAATTTGTTTACGGAGATTCAAAACTGAGCAAAAATACGATCAGTACCAACGAAAATGTTGACGATCACAATTCCGGTAACCAATGTTTCAGAAAGGGATGGAGAAGAAGTGGTTCAGGTCTATATCAAAAGAAATAA
- a CDS encoding fibronectin type III-like domain-contianing protein produces the protein MLTITIPVTNVSERDGEEVVQVYIKRNNDAQAPVKTLRAFERALIKSKETKNIQLTLSKESFAFYDEKADDLVSKPGEYTIFYGGTSDDAGLKNVSLKVK, from the coding sequence ATGTTGACGATCACAATTCCGGTAACCAATGTTTCAGAAAGGGATGGAGAAGAAGTGGTTCAGGTCTATATCAAAAGAAATAATGATGCCCAGGCACCGGTAAAAACATTAAGGGCTTTTGAAAGAGCTTTAATCAAATCTAAAGAAACAAAAAATATTCAGCTAACCCTCTCCAAAGAGTCATTTGCCTTCTATGATGAAAAAGCAGATGATCTGGTTTCAAAACCCGGCGAGTATACTATTTTTTATGGCGGAACTTCTGATGATGCAGGATTGAAAAATGTTTCGTTAAAAGTAAAATAA
- a CDS encoding carbohydrate binding domain-containing protein, protein MTTKNKIFSIAISLSAAFFSAQNNTVRTYNLDLKETPAPVKIQPTMYGIFFEDINFAADGGLYAELIKNRSFEFDEPFTGWKQPNTKTLSPNLDSGFLTIYSDPAKTNKNYARITVLNDKNYILENEGFRGIGLHQGEQYDFSFDLENVSGNIAAVNASLVDENGKGISSVSTLIKGKGWQKYTAVFKAPQTVEKAKLRITFTGNGIVNMDMISLFPQDTWKGRKGGLRKDLVQKLYDLQPGFLRFPGGCIVEGRTLAERYQWKKTIGKVADREYLINKWSTGFPHRLTPDYGQSFGLGFYEYFQLSEDLGAEPVPILSCGMACQFNTAELVKMEDLDPYVQDALDLIEFANGDSGTKWGRIRTEMGHPKPFNLKFIGVGNEQWGADYIERYKVFEKAIHAKYPDMKIISGSGPSPDGEFFEYGWKELKQLNAQIVDEHYYNSPEWFMQNAGRYDQYDRSGPKVFAGEYAAQSVGVVKPDNKNNWLTALSEAAFMTGLERNADVVYMTSYAPLFAHADGWQWTPDLIWFNNLKSYATPNYYVQKLFSNNKGTDVLKIESNGKAVSGQEKLYATAVKDAKTYEIIIKIVNADTQAKTVNINPGTLKIGKKVTKILLSAPQLSSENNFDAEPVKPKEENSEAKKGEISTEIPANSLVILKVKTS, encoded by the coding sequence ATGACAACAAAAAATAAAATATTCTCCATCGCGATTTCCCTAAGTGCTGCTTTTTTTTCAGCTCAGAATAATACGGTCCGTACCTATAACCTGGATCTGAAAGAAACTCCTGCACCTGTTAAAATACAACCCACCATGTATGGGATTTTCTTTGAAGACATCAATTTTGCAGCTGATGGCGGATTGTATGCGGAACTGATTAAAAACCGCAGCTTTGAATTTGACGAACCATTTACAGGCTGGAAACAGCCCAATACAAAAACACTTTCTCCTAATCTGGATTCGGGGTTTCTGACCATTTATTCCGACCCTGCCAAAACCAATAAAAATTATGCACGAATTACTGTTCTGAATGATAAAAATTATATTCTGGAAAATGAAGGATTCAGGGGAATAGGCCTTCATCAGGGAGAACAATATGATTTCAGTTTTGATCTGGAGAATGTTTCAGGAAATATTGCTGCAGTAAATGCAAGTCTTGTTGATGAAAACGGTAAGGGAATTTCATCAGTTTCCACGCTCATAAAAGGAAAGGGATGGCAGAAATATACAGCCGTTTTCAAAGCACCACAAACTGTAGAAAAAGCAAAGCTGCGGATTACATTTACCGGAAACGGCATCGTGAACATGGATATGATCTCACTCTTCCCGCAGGATACCTGGAAAGGCAGAAAAGGCGGCTTACGAAAAGACCTCGTTCAGAAATTATATGATCTGCAGCCCGGATTTTTGAGATTTCCTGGAGGCTGTATTGTAGAAGGAAGAACGTTGGCTGAGCGGTATCAGTGGAAAAAAACAATTGGAAAAGTTGCAGACCGAGAATATCTCATCAATAAATGGAGCACAGGATTTCCACATCGGCTTACACCGGATTACGGACAGTCTTTCGGACTGGGATTTTATGAGTATTTCCAGCTTTCCGAAGATCTGGGTGCAGAACCTGTTCCTATTCTGAGCTGTGGAATGGCATGCCAGTTCAATACAGCAGAACTGGTGAAAATGGAAGACCTTGATCCCTACGTTCAGGATGCCCTTGACCTGATTGAATTTGCCAACGGAGATTCTGGAACAAAATGGGGGAGAATCCGTACTGAAATGGGGCACCCAAAGCCTTTTAATTTAAAATTCATCGGAGTGGGAAATGAGCAGTGGGGAGCGGATTATATCGAACGCTATAAAGTATTTGAAAAAGCCATTCATGCAAAATATCCTGACATGAAGATCATCTCCGGAAGCGGACCGTCACCTGACGGCGAATTCTTCGAGTATGGCTGGAAAGAACTAAAGCAGCTTAATGCGCAGATTGTCGATGAGCATTATTACAATTCTCCCGAATGGTTCATGCAAAATGCAGGCAGATACGACCAGTATGACCGCTCCGGGCCAAAAGTTTTTGCCGGAGAATATGCAGCCCAGTCTGTAGGTGTGGTAAAGCCTGATAACAAAAATAACTGGCTGACGGCCCTTTCAGAAGCCGCTTTTATGACCGGTCTTGAAAGAAACGCAGATGTGGTCTATATGACTTCCTACGCACCACTTTTTGCCCATGCTGATGGCTGGCAGTGGACACCCGATCTCATCTGGTTCAATAATCTGAAATCTTATGCAACCCCGAATTATTATGTTCAGAAATTATTCTCCAACAATAAAGGAACGGATGTACTGAAAATAGAAAGCAACGGAAAAGCAGTATCCGGCCAGGAAAAATTATACGCTACTGCAGTAAAAGACGCGAAAACTTATGAAATCATTATTAAAATCGTCAATGCTGATACTCAGGCTAAAACAGTAAATATCAACCCCGGAACTCTGAAAATCGGTAAAAAAGTAACCAAAATTCTTCTGTCTGCCCCGCAGCTTTCCAGTGAAAATAATTTCGATGCTGAACCTGTGAAACCCAAAGAGGAGAATTCAGAAGCTAAAAAAGGTGAAATTTCAACAGAAATTCCGGCCAATTCTTTGGTTATTTTAAAGGTGAAAACAAGTTAA